A stretch of DNA from Desulfobacterales bacterium:
GTGAATTAGAGGAATTAGAGGAATTAGAGGGACGTTCTCAACTTTTAAAGTTTTATTGAATAGCCATTGGTTTTCGCAAGCCTTTCTCCACGCGACACGGAGTTGCTCACGGCAGTAATCGAAATGTTTAACCGCCGGGCCAGCGAAGTCATGCTGAGGTGAAGCTCACGAACCGCCCAGAAACAGAGCAGGCTTCTGGCGTTGACTAATTTCCGATTCTTTCCCGCCGACCAGACTTCTTCGATCTCCATGTCGAACATGTCAGCAACCTGTCGCGCGACCCCGTCAAGGTCAAGACCATTCGATTTGGCCTGATATTTTCGGATCATGGTCTCTTCTGCCTGTTCCAACACTTTCTCTACGAAACCACTGTCTCCTAAAATCCGCTCATCGCCTTTCATTAAAGCACGTTCTCTACGACGCGCCTTTACCCCGGACCATCCACCCAAACTTCGAACTAGTCCTCCGCCAACAAGATCCGGTCTTCTACCCAGTTCTATACCTTTTTCAACAAACTGCCGATATAGTCGCCTGGCCTGTGACATATGGTTTCCAAACATTCGTAAAACGTAAGGCATATCCTGCCAGTCATTTTTCTGCTTTCCCATCAATGTACTATGCCCGCTGAAAGCGTATCGATCCAATTGCATCATATCTGAAACGATTTTCGCCCGAAGGGGGTTTAAATGAATGTACCGAACCAGTTCCAGTAGATAGGAATCTTCCTGGCATAAAATGGACTTATAGCGATTCTGAAAAAGATGTCCCCAGCGGTCGTGACGTCGGTTGTAGCTGACCACATAACCGGTCAGCAGTCTTCGCATCAGTTCAGCGACAGGCGTATTGCCCGTTCGAAGCAAGAGGTGGGCATGGTTATCGAGCAATGCCCAGGCAAAACAGCCGGTATTTGCCTTTTTTATCAGATCACCCAGACGGCCAAGAAAATTGGAGCGATCCTCTTCGTCTTTAAAAATCCGCTCTCGATTGATCCCCCTGACGATAATATGATGAAGAGCACCTGGCGCATCGATTCTGGTTTTACGTGGCATAGATTCTAAATATCAAATGAAAATACTGATAGCAAGTTTAAATGTTGAGAA
This window harbors:
- a CDS encoding transposase, whose protein sequence is MPRKTRIDAPGALHHIIVRGINRERIFKDEEDRSNFLGRLGDLIKKANTGCFAWALLDNHAHLLLRTGNTPVAELMRRLLTGYVVSYNRRHDRWGHLFQNRYKSILCQEDSYLLELVRYIHLNPLRAKIVSDMMQLDRYAFSGHSTLMGKQKNDWQDMPYVLRMFGNHMSQARRLYRQFVEKGIELGRRPDLVGGGLVRSLGGWSGVKARRRERALMKGDERILGDSGFVEKVLEQAEETMIRKYQAKSNGLDLDGVARQVADMFDMEIEEVWSAGKNRKLVNARSLLCFWAVRELHLSMTSLARRLNISITAVSNSVSRGERLAKTNGYSIKL